The DNA sequence TATCGCTTGACATATCGAGCAGGTCACCAAGTCTGAGAAGGATTGCCATGAATCGGACGTTGACCTTCTCGCCCCGGATGTCCCTTAGCTCAGGGTATTCCTCGCGGTCTTCAAGCTCGTCGGTGCTAAGTCCATGACCAACGCAAACGCGCTCAATGGTTTCTTGTAGCATCGGGTGGTCAAAGGCGAAACGACCCAATAGCGACGGGAATTGCTGGATCACCTTTGATGCGCGAATATGATGTTCTCTGCGAATAAACTCTGCGACAAGAAAGCGTGTTTGGAGGTCCGCGAGAAAATTGCGAGCAGTGTCATCGGGGATGTCTCGACTATAGCGAATTGATTGGACGAGGGTCCACTGTTCCCGTCTCCATTCTTCGCTTGAGATCCAACTCCTCCACCTATCAGAGTTCAATATCTCCAGTTTTTCCTGGTCCGAAGTTACCATCCCGGAGTCATGGAGATACGCTGATGCAACCAAAATGTACGCTTCAACTCCTGAGAGGCTTACCTCTGGCTCCAACAACTCATCGTCTCTAAATAACAATCTCGAAATCTGTAGCACTATCTCATCGCTGTGCTGAATCGTGTGCCTTGTATAGTTAGGAAAAGTCTGCGGAATGTAATTGAGCCAGTTCTCCAGAACCTCACGGAGTTCACAGACCTTACCGTAGTAGGCTACATCCTTCTTCTTGAGATAGGATGTCAGTGGGGCGAGTGGCGGCTCCTTAATCATGAACCTCCGAAGCGTAACTCATTCAAGTACAACTGGCGTCCAGGCACTAAGCCCGCCTTAGATTTCTTCTGAAGGCACAAAGAGAACAAACGCGACTTCAGTAACGTGATAGGCCTAGGATGCCGTCAACAACATCATCAACCTGCGGGAGAATCTCATCCTCCAGCTCCGGCGCGTAAGCCACAAATGTATCAAGCGCCGCCACCCTTCGAACCGGCGCGTCGAGATGATCGAACAACTCATCGGCTATCCGCGCCGCGATCTCTGCGCCGTAGCCCCACGCTTCTGTGTCTTCGTAAACGACCAGCGCTTTGCTCGTCTTCTGAACCGACTCGCTGATCGTCTCCCAATCGTAAGGGCTCAAGCTGCGCAGGTCGATCACCTCCGCGCTGATCCCCTGCTCTTCTTGGACCTTCTTAGCCGCAACCAGCGAACGGTACACCGTCGCGCCGTAGGTGATGATCGAAACGTCTGAACCCTCGCGCACCACGTTAGCTTTTCCGAACGGGATCATGTAGTCGGGGCCGGGATAAGCGCCCTTGTTGTGAGTCTGACGATAGAGATGTTTGTGTTCGAAAAACATCACCGGATCGTCCGAGCGAATCGCCGTACGCAACAGGCCGTTCGCATCGAGCGCGTTCGAGGGCATCACTACTCGCAGGCCCGGCGTGTGAGTGAACAGGACCTCGCTGCACTGGCTATGATAAATCGCACCGCCCTTCAGATAGCCGCCGATCGCCACCCGAATCACCATTGGGCATTTGAACACGTTGTTCGAGCGCCAACGTAGCAGCGGCACTTCGTTTCGGAGTTGATGATAAGCCGGCCAGATGTAATCGAAGAACTGAATCTCGGGCACCGGCTTCAAGCCGCGCGTCGCAAGCCCAACAGACCGCCCGATGATGTTGGCTTCGGCCAGCGGCGTGTTGAACACGCGCGCGCTCCCGAATCGGCGCTGGAGATTGTAAGTGACTTTGAAGACGCCGCCCTTCCCTTTCACTTGTTCGATGTATTCTTCGCGGCTGCAATCTGCGATGTCTTCGCCGAAAACGATTATGCGCTCGTCGCGAGCCATCTCGTCGTGAAGGCAGGCGTTGATCAGATCGAGCATGGTTTTGGGGGCGCGAGTATCTTGCTCGGTGGCAGGCGGGACGCCTGCGCTCCCAGGGGTGTCGAAGTCTTTAGACGCCGGATCGACATCGGGCGAATAGACATACAGCAACGCGGTTTCTTTCGCCGGCTTGGGAGCGGCGATGGCTTCATCGGCCGCGCGGGTTACTTCGTCGTCCACTTCCTCGGCGATGCGTTTGATCTCATCTTCGCTGGCCAGGCCTTCGCCGATCAGAAACGCCGGAAACGTTTTCGTCGGGTCGTGTCGCGTTTCATCTTCCAACTCTTCGACACAACGGTACTGCTTCTCGTCGTCCGATTGAGAGTGCGAGTATGGACGGATCACGTGAGCGTGAACCAGAGCGGGCCCGTTCTGCTCGCGGCAATACGCGACAGCTCGCTGCATCGTCTCGTAGCTTGCCATCGGGT is a window from the Acidobacteriota bacterium genome containing:
- a CDS encoding dehydrogenase E1 component subunit alpha/beta; amino-acid sequence: MAAQAEVEKHHGLDRETLLKIYRLMCMSRRIDDKELQLKAQNRIYFQISGAGHEAVLVAAALAMKPGYDWFYPYYRDRALCLALGMSATDMLLQATGAASDPSSGGRQMPSHWGSKALNIVSQSSPTGTQFLQAVGCAEAAYRAELIGDPAKLIDGYQPDAIVYVSAGEGTTSEGEFFESLNTACNLKLPVLYLIEDNGYAISVPVEVQTAGGSISKLVTGFPNLFIEEVDGCDPMASYETMQRAVAYCREQNGPALVHAHVIRPYSHSQSDDEKQYRCVEELEDETRHDPTKTFPAFLIGEGLASEDEIKRIAEEVDDEVTRAADEAIAAPKPAKETALLYVYSPDVDPASKDFDTPGSAGVPPATEQDTRAPKTMLDLINACLHDEMARDERIIVFGEDIADCSREEYIEQVKGKGGVFKVTYNLQRRFGSARVFNTPLAEANIIGRSVGLATRGLKPVPEIQFFDYIWPAYHQLRNEVPLLRWRSNNVFKCPMVIRVAIGGYLKGGAIYHSQCSEVLFTHTPGLRVVMPSNALDANGLLRTAIRSDDPVMFFEHKHLYRQTHNKGAYPGPDYMIPFGKANVVREGSDVSIITYGATVYRSLVAAKKVQEEQGISAEVIDLRSLSPYDWETISESVQKTSKALVVYEDTEAWGYGAEIAARIADELFDHLDAPVRRVAALDTFVAYAPELEDEILPQVDDVVDGILGLSRY